ATGCCTGTATAAATGCCACCAACAGTTCAATAGCTCCTATAAATACAACGAAGAAAACTGAAGCGGGAGCCACTGCTAGCGAATTAAAAATAAAAACAAGGCACAATAAGGATAATACCAAAATATGACCTGCTGTTATATTTGCAAACAAACGGATCATCAAGGCAAATGGCTTTGTAAATACACCTATCATCTCTACAGGAATCATCAACGGCTTTAGCCACCACGGAACCGGCGGATTAAATATATGCCCCCAGTAATACTTATTCCCACTAAACAAAATGATAATAAGTGTAAATAATGCTAACACCATCGTTATTGCAATATTTCCCGTAACGTTTGCTCCACCTGGAAAAAAAGGAACCAATCCTAACATATTATTCACCCAAATGAAAAAGAATACGGTAAGTAAATAGGGCATATAACGTTCGTATTTATGCCCTAGATTAGGCTTGGCAATATCATCCCGTACAAAAAGTATAATAGGTTCCAAAACAGACTGCAAGCCTTTCGGTGCTCTCCCCTCCCTTTTCTTGTAACCGTTAGCCACTGTTAGAAAAATAACAAGAAGCAGGGCTACAGAAAAAAAAATCGTAAATACATTCTTTGTAATAGAAAAATCAATCGGACGTTTATTGGTAACTGTCTCTTCCCCTTTTTCATTGGTAGTATGATGTACATAACTTCCATGCGAAGGCTCTTCCGACGCATAGTAAATTTTACCGTGCGAACGGACAAAACGCATACCCGCCTTTTCTACCACTACACTCCCATCATCATTCAAATGGAACTCTTTCGAGCTAAAACTTAGCAAACCATTGTCTGTATATAAGATGATAGGTAAATACAATCCTGTCCACTTATCACCATGTCCCCAAAAATGAAATTCATGGGCATCTCCAATATGATGAAAAATAAAGCTATTAATATCAAACGCCTTTTCTTCATGGTTGTCCTGATGGCCTGGTGCTACAGGCATTTCAGAAATAGAATCAACCGAGTGGTCATGTGCATGATCTTGGGCATTGGCATTCAAAAAAGTGAAGAAAACGGCGAAAAAAGCAAGTATTCCTATTTTTTTTGAAGTCAAAAAGTGGCTAAATTTCATTTATTCAGTGATTTTTACTTATTATTTTGGTGGCGCAAGTTACGCAACAAACACATAACTTCAAAGAGTGTAAATAATAAATATAAAGAAAAATAGTTCAGAACGAAAACTAACTGGTTCTCAGAAAGTTTAAGAACAACGACCAATGCAAAGGTCATGGCAAATAATAATTTGATAATTATTCCTCCCATGATAGCAAAAACACCTATTTGGGCGCTCCTATTTATGCCTAAAAAAGAAATTACATAAGCGATATAGGTCAGCAAAAACAAAAAGAAATAAATCATCCAAAAGTTGGGAGTGAAAAGCAGTACCTGAGGAAAAAAAAATTTAATCAGTCCCACTAGTCCAGCCAAAAATGACCCGAAGACTATGTAATAAATGGTAAACCTTGTTAATCCCATAGGTGCTATAATAGAAACGGCCGACTAAATAGGCTATTTATTTTTCTTCGTGACAGCATATATCGTTCCAACCAAACTGACGCAAACTCCAATCAAGGATAAAATAGCCGTATATAACCCAACCTCTCCCGCTTTATTAACGTCTATTTTATAACCTATAAAAGCGAACAAACCAATAGTCGCTATCATTTGAAAGCCTAACCCTGTATAATATACATAGTTATTATATCCTTGCTTTTTCGATGGCCTATTGTTATTTAAATCGGATTGGCTCATAGTATCCTGCAAACTTAGGGAAATGCGTGTGAATATACAAAAACTTGAAAAGCACATAGCCTTATAGTTTACTCCTTATCAGTTCATTTTTATGGATGAAAAGTTATTGAAAAATAACAGAATTTTATAGTAAGTTTATGCGGGCTTTGTAGCAATCGGGTACGGATTACTGATCACGAAATCCAAATCAAGAAAATTTTTAGATTACTATTGAGCAACTTAACTTTGCATATATATTTTTTTGATGGACCGTCGCCAGAAACACACCATAGGTCACACCGCTTTTACCAGTACAACTACCACATTGCAATTCGGTAATGCGCTAAAAAGTAAATACCTGAGGTGCAGGCTTCAGTACCTCATTTCCCTCATAATTCTTTGTATGTCCGCGTCAGGCTGCTTTCTGTCAAAGCAGGAAAAAAAGAACAGAACTGATCTGATGCAAAATCTGACAACCAAATTTAATATTCTATATCACGCAAATAAACTGCTTAATGAGGCAGAAAAAAATAGAATAGGTGGATATAAAGAAAACTATCAGCGTTTACTCCCCATTTTTATAGAGCCATACGAGTCGAGCATTACCACCAACAACCACGCAATGGATTCTGTTATTCAAAAGGCGATAACGATTATAAACGACAAAAGTGATAGCAAATATGTCAATGATGCCTACTTTTTAATGGCGAAAGCAAACTTTGAAAAAGGTAATTATTACCATGCGGCTGAATTCTTCTCATATGTTGCCAACACTGTAAATGAACAGCAAGGTAAATTACTGGAGTTATCACTTGTATGGAAAGGAAAATCATTACTACAAATAGGTTACCTACAACAGGCTGGTAAGGCGCTTGACTCGGCCTTAATGATTACTTCGACCAGAAAAAATATCCCTCCATTGTATTACGCTACAAAAGCACAATATCTTTTAGCTATAGGCGATAATGAAAACGCTACAGATCTTTTAAATCAAGCAATAGCAACGAGCAATAAAAAGAAAG
This Olivibacter sp. SDN3 DNA region includes the following protein-coding sequences:
- the atpB gene encoding F0F1 ATP synthase subunit A, whose translation is MKFSHFLTSKKIGILAFFAVFFTFLNANAQDHAHDHSVDSISEMPVAPGHQDNHEEKAFDINSFIFHHIGDAHEFHFWGHGDKWTGLYLPIILYTDNGLLSFSSKEFHLNDDGSVVVEKAGMRFVRSHGKIYYASEEPSHGSYVHHTTNEKGEETVTNKRPIDFSITKNVFTIFFSVALLLVIFLTVANGYKKREGRAPKGLQSVLEPIILFVRDDIAKPNLGHKYERYMPYLLTVFFFIWVNNMLGLVPFFPGGANVTGNIAITMVLALFTLIIILFSGNKYYWGHIFNPPVPWWLKPLMIPVEMIGVFTKPFALMIRLFANITAGHILVLSLLCLVFIFNSLAVAPASVFFVVFIGAIELLVAFIQAFIFTILSALFIGMAIEEHTDH
- a CDS encoding AtpZ/AtpI family protein, whose protein sequence is MCFSSFCIFTRISLSLQDTMSQSDLNNNRPSKKQGYNNYVYYTGLGFQMIATIGLFAFIGYKIDVNKAGEVGLYTAILSLIGVCVSLVGTIYAVTKKNK